A window of the Rhizobium viscosum genome harbors these coding sequences:
- a CDS encoding ABC transporter permease: MIRYIFQRLLGMVVVMFLVVTIVFVIVRVTPGDPAAVMLGPDATPQDIADLRASLGLDRSIGVQYLYYIGQLLKGDLGQSIFLNMPVTSALLDRAEPTFFLTIFSLVIAGLIALPIGIYAAYRRGSFVDQAATTLAMFAASIPSFWLGLILMQIFAVRFGLFPVSGYGGPGSTFLDRMYHLTLPAFALGIVSSALILRFTRASMLDVLGDDYIRTARAKGLIERRVVLKHALKNALIPILTVLGLTAAVLISGAVVTETVFGLPGVGNLVVSAVLRRDYPVIQGALLVIAALYVLINFAIDMLYLLVDPRVRY; encoded by the coding sequence ATGATACGTTACATTTTTCAGCGCCTGCTTGGCATGGTTGTCGTGATGTTCCTCGTCGTCACGATCGTCTTCGTCATCGTGCGCGTCACCCCCGGCGATCCGGCAGCCGTCATGCTCGGCCCCGATGCGACGCCGCAGGATATCGCAGATCTCAGGGCCAGCCTTGGCCTCGATCGGTCGATCGGTGTGCAATATCTCTACTATATCGGCCAGCTGCTGAAGGGTGATCTCGGGCAGTCGATCTTCCTCAATATGCCGGTGACGTCAGCGCTGCTCGATCGCGCTGAGCCGACCTTCTTCCTGACGATCTTCTCGCTTGTTATCGCCGGCCTCATCGCGCTTCCGATCGGCATCTATGCCGCCTATCGCCGCGGCTCCTTCGTCGATCAGGCGGCAACGACGCTGGCGATGTTTGCCGCCAGCATTCCGAGCTTCTGGCTCGGTCTCATCCTCATGCAGATTTTTGCCGTGCGTTTCGGTCTGTTTCCGGTCTCCGGATATGGCGGGCCTGGCTCGACATTCCTCGATCGCATGTACCACCTGACGCTGCCCGCCTTCGCGCTCGGCATCGTCTCCTCGGCGCTCATCCTGCGCTTCACGCGCGCTTCGATGCTCGATGTGCTCGGCGACGATTACATCCGCACCGCCCGTGCCAAAGGCCTGATCGAGCGCAGGGTCGTCCTCAAGCATGCCCTGAAGAATGCGTTGATCCCGATCCTCACAGTTCTCGGTCTCACTGCCGCTGTACTGATCTCTGGCGCCGTCGTGACAGAGACCGTCTTCGGTCTCCCGGGTGTCGGCAATCTCGTCGTGTCAGCCGTCCTGCGCCGTGACTATCCAGTCATTCAGGGTGCGCTTCTGGTGATTGCAGCCCTCTATGTCCTGATTAATTTTGCGATCGACATGCTCTATCTGCTCGTAGATCCGAGGGTGCGCTACTGA